The Infirmifilum lucidum DNA segment TTATTTAATTAACGCTGAAACTTTCTATGAGGGCGTTCATGTCTTCGCATGTTCCCGGCAAAAGGAAAAAGGTTATCATCATGGGGGCGGCTGGCCGCGATTTCCACAACTTTAATGTGATCTTCAGGGATAACCCCGAGTACGAGGTTGTGGCTTTCACGGCAACCCAAATACCGTTCATAGACAACAGGATCTACCCACCTGAGCTCGCGGGTTCACTCTATCCAAACGGGATACCGATTTACCCCGAGGACAAGCTGGAGGAGCTTATAAAGAAGTTCGGCGTCGACGAGGTTTACCTCTCATACAGTGACCTGCGCTTCAATGAGGTAATGGACAAGGCGAGCCGCGTTATCGCAGCAGGGGCGAGCTTCGTCTTGCTGGGCGCCGAGAAGACAATGTTAAAGTCTTCGAAGCCCGTGATAGCTGTTACTGCGTCTAGGACTGGAGCTGGTAAGAGCACTGTAACGCGTTACGTTACAAGGATACTTAGGAAACAGGGGGTAAGATTCGTCGTTGTTAGACACCCAATGCCCTACGGAGACTTGAAGTCAAGCGCGATACAGAGGTTTGCCTCCTTCGAGGATCTAGAGAGGTATAAGTGTACAATAGAGGAGCGGGAGGAGTACGAGCCGCACCTGGCCATGGGTAATATAGTTTATGCTGGTGTTGACTACGGGAGGATATTAAGGGATGCTGAGAAGGAATCCGAGCTAATCGTTTGGGACGGGGGGAACAATGATTGGCCGTTCTTTAAACCCGATCTCTACATAACAGTTGTAGACCCTACTAGGCCAGACGATGTTCTTGGCTCTTACCCGGGCTACGTTAATGTGAAGCTGGCGGACGTGATCGTCGTCAATAAGGTTAATGTAGTCGATGAGTACGCCGTGGAGAAGGTTAGGAAGAGCGTGCGCGAGGTGAACAACAGGGCAACCATAGTGTACACGGCCTCCGAGCTTTACGTGGACGCGCCAGAGATTATCAAAGGTAGACGCGTTGTCGTTGTAGAAGATGGGCCAACAGTAACCCATGGGTCGCTCAGCTACGCCGCAGGTTATAATGCTGCTAAGCAGTATGGAGCGAAGGAGATAGTAGACCCGCGTCCCTACGCTGTAGGCTCGATAGCTGAAGCCTACAAGAAGTACCCGCACATCGGGCCTGTTGTCCCAGCACTTGGGTACTCGGAGATGCAGATGAGAGAGCTGGAAGAGACCCTCAACAGGATTCCTGCAGACGCTATTGTTCTCGGGACGCCTTCCGATTTACGCCGCTACCTCAGGCTGAACAAGCCGGCTGTAAAAGTATCCTACGAGGCTCGAGGCGTGAGTAAACCGGGGCTTGAGGAAGTTCTACTGGACTTTATTAACAGGAGTCTTCGACACTAGTCCCTCTTTTTAATCATATTTCTTATCAGTCCAGCCGGAGCCGCGTCCTGTTTCCACGTAGCGTGAGTCATAGAGCCAGCCCTAATGCCCCGTGCCTCTCCGTATATGACCCAGGGAGAGGTAAGCCCAAGGCCCCCAGCGTGGTTAGTGCCACACTTCCCTAGGGGATAGTAATATATTGTGCTTGAAGACAATAACATGCTCAAGGCTAGTATGGAAGAGGGAAGATTACTTATACTATGTGTGGATAGGGATAATGATGTAGGCGACATGCTCGGTATTTCTACGCCTGTCATTGGAGAGGAAAACGTTCTTAAAGTTGCACTCGAGTACATCCTAAAACGCCCCGAAGACTCAGACTCGAACGCGCTGTTCGCAGCTGTCCAGACATACAGGGAACTGGAGGCGAAGGGCTATAAAGGTAGGGTCGAAATCGCACTGCTGGCTGGCATAGCAGAGGAAGGTGTAGAGGCAGACATGAAGATTCTCCGCGAGCTTGACGCTGTCCTCTCTAAGAGCAAGTACGCCGGAGCCATTCTCGTGTCTGACGGGCCAACAGATGAAGCCGTTGCACCTCTTATACAGTCCAGGCTACCTCTAATCTCAGTAAGACGCGTTGTCGTGCAACAGTCTCGGGGGGTTGAGGAGACATTCGTTCTCATAGTCAATTATCTGAGAAAGCTTTTCACAGAGGAGAAATACCGCAGATACTCCCTAGGACTAACTGGTGCCTTCCTAATTATATACGTTATACTTTCAACCATAGTACCACAGTTTGTGTGGCCTCTAGTACTATTCTTCTCAGGGGTCGCGCTCTTCGTTAAAGGCTATGAAGTCGACGTAGTCCTCCGAGAAATCTACTCTTCCAGGCCGATAACATTCGCATCGCTGATGCTGTCCTCCCTGCTACTACTCTTGGGAACAGTACAGGGGCTGAGTGTTTTCGTACAGAACATTTACAAGGGAGCCTGGAGTGCGCTTGGCGACATGCTCCTAGCACCGGTAGGGGCTCAGCTAATCGCTGCAGACCTGTTTGTACTGTCCGCGGCGCTGCCCATCTTTGGCAGAATACTGGACGCTGTAATATCGTACAAACAACCAAGATTTGCAGACGCTATGGCCATGACGACAGTCCTGATTTCACGCCAGTTACTCGTGGAGATCGCCAAGTACTTCGCTGGTGGAGGCGACATAAGAGGCGTCTTAACTTGGTCCTTCATTGTACTAGGCTTTATAGTTTTCTCGGTTGCAGTAATGCCTCTTGAGAGGAGAACAGGAGAGAGACCTTGACCAGCGACTTAATTAGAAAAGTATTGCTCGTATACAAGTGGAACCTAGGAGAATGTAGCCGCCTCGACGCCCTGGCGACTCTACGTCCCTTTACAATAAATGGAGTCTTAAGGGAACTGTCTGAGAACATATTCGAGCTCGAAGGAGAAATTGATCTCAAGACGCTCAGAGAATACGCCTACCGATCTGTTACGCTGAGCAGCATTGTTGCTGTCCGGTACGAGACCGACATAACAGACTGCCTGTCCAATCAAGGGCTAAAAAGAAGGCAGAGACGCGTCAGTTTTGACTTCGTCTTCATCGGCAGAGGTACAAACAAAGACCTAGTACTAGAGTGTGTTCTGGAGAAATTTATCCAGCAAGGAGTTTTCTCCCAGGAGAAAATTTATCCACGCAGGAAAACAGAGTTTTTCCTTCTTGTCGACGCCAGCCGTGGAAAGGCCTACTGGGGAGAATATCTACACAGGATTAGGCGTGACAGGTTCACTTACCGCTCGCCGGAGAAGAGGCCTTACACACAGTTCTCGGCACTGTCCCCGAGAGTTGCAATTTTCCTAGTGAATTTATCCACATTAACCGTTGAGGCAGGCGGGAGACAACGGAGGTTTTTGGATCCCTTCTGTGGGTCTGGCAGCACTCTCATAGAGGCAGCATTATTAGGCTATTACGCTATAGGGGTCGAGGTACACTACAAGCCGATAAGGGGGGCTAGGAGGAACGCCATCTTCTACAACCTCTACGAGAACATTGATTTAATACTCTCAGACGCAACATGGCTCCCTCTTAGAGGTGGATCGATAGACGCGGTGGCTTTCGACCCACCCTATGGTCGTCTAGCTCCTACAAAGGGTCGTGACCCAGGAGAAATTCTAAGGTCTGCACTGAATGGCATAAGAGAGGTAGTAAGACAGGGAGGGAGTTATGTATTCCTGTACCCGGGTAAGACTATAGATGATGAGTTGAGGAGTAGTGGTTACGTCGAGATGTGCAGGATATTTGAGCACTCTAGCCTCACGCGCTCGGTGTGGTGCTTCCACAATGATAACAAGGATAATGTTCTGGGGTGTAAGTAGTACAAGACCCTTTAAGGAAAGACTGCCTCCCTGCGTGTTAGTCAAATTCAACAGGAAGCTCGTTGTGCTTGACGCAGGAGAGCTCTGTCAAAGCGCCTTTGAGTACTTCGGGTTAAGCCACAACTCCCCTCTGACTGTCTTGATTTCACATTTACACGGCGACCACACATACGGCCTCGTGCCTCTTCTTGAGTCACTGCAACTCGCTGGGAGGAATGAGCCTGTAGAAATCATTGGACCTCCCGGGATCGGTGAAATTATTCCGACTCAGACTCTCCTCAAACAAGATTTCCCCCTAGTAGTCAGGGAACTTGCGCGCAGTGAAGGTAAGATCTTGCTTGAAGGCGAGGAGAAGCTAACGCTGAAGTATATTCAGGCTCCTCACTCACACTTATCATACTCTTACGTATTAGAGACGGGCGAGCGGATTCGCTTGAACGGGAAAAAGCTGCAGGAAAAAGCGATACCGGGGAAGCTACGACGGAAGCTAATAGAAAGGGGAGAGATATTCCTTAGAGGGAAAAAGTACTTCCTAGAAGACTTCATCCTGGAGAGAATCCCTGGGATCAAAATAGCCTACAGTGGTGACACTCTTCCAAACGCAAGATTTGCTGCGGCAAGCTTTGGGGCAGATGTCATGATACATGAGAGCACGTTCCTGCACTCGGACTGGAATGGCCGAGAGTCCGTCGCCCACTCTACATGCAGGGACGCGGCGTACCTTGCAAAGACCTCTAGGGTTAAACTCCTAATTCTCACGCACTACAGCACGCGGTACAGCGATCTACAACCTCTTCTCGAGGAGGCCAGGGCGGTTTT contains these protein-coding regions:
- a CDS encoding ribonuclease Z, with product MITRIMFWGVSSTRPFKERLPPCVLVKFNRKLVVLDAGELCQSAFEYFGLSHNSPLTVLISHLHGDHTYGLVPLLESLQLAGRNEPVEIIGPPGIGEIIPTQTLLKQDFPLVVRELARSEGKILLEGEEKLTLKYIQAPHSHLSYSYVLETGERIRLNGKKLQEKAIPGKLRRKLIERGEIFLRGKKYFLEDFILERIPGIKIAYSGDTLPNARFAAASFGADVMIHESTFLHSDWNGRESVAHSTCRDAAYLAKTSRVKLLILTHYSTRYSDLQPLLEEARAVFPRVVLAQRGLVVEVEARQPRVIAIRYA
- a CDS encoding TRM11 family methyltransferase, with product MTSDLIRKVLLVYKWNLGECSRLDALATLRPFTINGVLRELSENIFELEGEIDLKTLREYAYRSVTLSSIVAVRYETDITDCLSNQGLKRRQRRVSFDFVFIGRGTNKDLVLECVLEKFIQQGVFSQEKIYPRRKTEFFLLVDASRGKAYWGEYLHRIRRDRFTYRSPEKRPYTQFSALSPRVAIFLVNLSTLTVEAGGRQRRFLDPFCGSGSTLIEAALLGYYAIGVEVHYKPIRGARRNAIFYNLYENIDLILSDATWLPLRGGSIDAVAFDPPYGRLAPTKGRDPGEILRSALNGIREVVRQGGSYVFLYPGKTIDDELRSSGYVEMCRIFEHSSLTRSVWCFHNDNKDNVLGCK
- a CDS encoding cyclic 2,3-diphosphoglycerate synthase, producing the protein MSSHVPGKRKKVIIMGAAGRDFHNFNVIFRDNPEYEVVAFTATQIPFIDNRIYPPELAGSLYPNGIPIYPEDKLEELIKKFGVDEVYLSYSDLRFNEVMDKASRVIAAGASFVLLGAEKTMLKSSKPVIAVTASRTGAGKSTVTRYVTRILRKQGVRFVVVRHPMPYGDLKSSAIQRFASFEDLERYKCTIEEREEYEPHLAMGNIVYAGVDYGRILRDAEKESELIVWDGGNNDWPFFKPDLYITVVDPTRPDDVLGSYPGYVNVKLADVIVVNKVNVVDEYAVEKVRKSVREVNNRATIVYTASELYVDAPEIIKGRRVVVVEDGPTVTHGSLSYAAGYNAAKQYGAKEIVDPRPYAVGSIAEAYKKYPHIGPVVPALGYSEMQMRELEETLNRIPADAIVLGTPSDLRRYLRLNKPAVKVSYEARGVSKPGLEEVLLDFINRSLRH
- a CDS encoding DUF373 family protein is translated as MEEGRLLILCVDRDNDVGDMLGISTPVIGEENVLKVALEYILKRPEDSDSNALFAAVQTYRELEAKGYKGRVEIALLAGIAEEGVEADMKILRELDAVLSKSKYAGAILVSDGPTDEAVAPLIQSRLPLISVRRVVVQQSRGVEETFVLIVNYLRKLFTEEKYRRYSLGLTGAFLIIYVILSTIVPQFVWPLVLFFSGVALFVKGYEVDVVLREIYSSRPITFASLMLSSLLLLLGTVQGLSVFVQNIYKGAWSALGDMLLAPVGAQLIAADLFVLSAALPIFGRILDAVISYKQPRFADAMAMTTVLISRQLLVEIAKYFAGGGDIRGVLTWSFIVLGFIVFSVAVMPLERRTGERP